The Theileria orientalis strain Shintoku DNA, chromosome 2, complete genome genome has a window encoding:
- a CDS encoding uncharacterized protein (HAD superfamily hydrolase-like, type 3 domain containing protein), which translates to MELDIASKNLAHSSHFWANVPLDIFFSYDTNKITSIKDGDYFIWQSSTSTYAKYVWIFSDNERAQMIDYIVTSEPSTIVGTFTGQTGTKRDVSFGSDSTTSTSFSGYTLPDTKGSKPTDGHGLTKTYTTSTTTSEGNTSEGSTAVYANAADTGVATTNKIACPSCYIDGSEDVGFLRIKMYRSGNKWIRITRKDFFDKLDKLYSILPKLTTEKGKSTIPSNMEKFMPSVKPKYFAIDLDGTFLCMNSKYFVKNLKAFEKARQAGYHPLICTGRSFGSSFDGFNDLIMEHTTYNGYPGVYNNGTVVFDHRGNVIHKTTFSKEYMKKLLAYIQEKGAEGEFLFYDLENYYCLSDPAMITAKLFLFYNFFKPMQIEPQHLLEVDPVMIYFYKNEPNFGPFVNGVDHISKVTIFQLFTEITPPKVSKSFGVKKLMEHYGLDSDGLFFVGDGENDIEIMDALNNSFAVGDAPDFVKRHAKFILEDKHTEAAVAKLLTRVYDL; encoded by the exons ATGGAGCTCGACATCGCATCAAAAAACCTCGCGCACTCGAGCCATTTTTGGGCTAACGTGCCGTTGGATATATTCTTCAGCTACGACACAAACAAAATCACATCAATCAAGGACGGAGATTACTTCATTTGGCAATCGAGCACGTCAACGTACGCCAAGTACGTTTGGATCTTCTCAGACAATGAGAGGGCCCAGATGATCGACTACATAGTCACCAGTGAACCCAGCACCATTGTCGGCACTTTCACAGGGCAGACTGGCACGAAGCGCGACGTGAGCTTCGGTAGCGACAGCACTACGTCGACGAGCTTCTCAGGGTACACCCTGCCTGACACCAAGGGGTCGAAGCCCACCGATG GGCACGGATTGACGAAAACATACACCACTAGCACCACCACAAGCGAAGGTAACACTTCAGAAGGTAGCACGGCCGTGTATGCAAACGCTGCCGACACAGGAGTGGCAACCACAAACAAAATAGCATGCCCATCATGCTACATCGACGGCTCGGAAGACGTGGGATTCCTGAGGATTAAGATGTACAGAAGCGGAAACAAGTGGATTCGAATCACAAGAAAAGACTTTTTCGATAAGCTGGACAAACTGTATTCAATACTGCCGAAGCTGACGACGGAAAAGGGAAAGTCGACGATCCCGTCAAACATGGAAAAGTTCATGCCCAGCGTAAAGCCTAAGTACTTTGCAATTGACCTGGACGGAACGTTCTTGTGCATGAACTCAAAGTACTTTGTTAAGAATTTGAAGGCGTTTGAGAAGGCGAGGCAGGCAGGGTATCACCCGCTCATTTGTACAG GAAGGTCATTTGGATCGAGTTTCGACGGCTTCAATGACCTGATCATGGAGCACACGACGTACAACGGGTACCCGGGAGTCTACAACAACGGAACAGTGGTGTTCGACCACAGAGGAAACGTAATTCACAAGACGACCTTCTCGAAGGAGTAcatgaagaagctgctcgCATACATTCAGGAGAAGGGAGCAGAAGGCGAGTTTTTGTTCTACGACCTGGAAAACTACTACTGCCTCTCTGACCCAGCAATGATCACGGCGAAGCTCTTCCTGTTCTATAACTTCTTCAAGCCGATGCAAATAGAGCCGCAGCATCTGCTGGAAGTGGACCCTGTGATGATCTACTTCTACAAAAATGAGCCTAACTTCGGGCCTTTCGTAAACGGAGTGGACCACATCTCCAAGGTCACAATCTTCCAGCTCTTCACGGAGATCACGCCGCCCAAAGTGAGTAAGTCATTCGGAGTCAAAAAACTCATGGAACACTACGGACTAGACAGCGACGGACTCTTCTTCGTGGGCGACGGCGAAAACGACATCGAGATCATGGACGCGCTCAACAACTCGTTCGCAGTCGGCGACGCGCCAGACTTCGTAAAGCGGCACGCAAAGTTCATCCTCGAGGACAAACACACTGAGGCAGCCGTCGCAAAGCTGCTCACCCGGGTCTATGACCTGTAA
- a CDS encoding protein phosphatase 2C homolog 2 produces MRLRYLFIRGLQMGAHLSSPRTEKVSSNGGDFKLDPTIFGSSSMQGWRISMEDAHLTLPNFLFKTTGNLTPGPTNTASGEVSSGKSGANSFVEQLSAAGESEGGDCSAGKLKGSIYGVFDGHGGNCVSRWVSENFSYIFTNELESLIATAQGLGSDVAKYSDNPTEAAETTPTDTATPTNTTAETPVNPSGTNTPTFSTTTPESHLIGRALENSFLKLDEYLQKPEVDKQLHLISTNKKSSGDNLFKVLLPEKITNRQHAIDIIQQLTSSYNISYSGASVAKTTEKLNKYDSIPYYGVDSSTEAEGSDREMEEINTELGLDAVPNAPSDDDGLQALRANTENAQPNMEVDALETENTAEDALNSELYAMGCGSTSVVAVVLEDPVPCLIVANAGDSRCVLSRNKVAVPLSVDHKPTDEPELNRIKNAGGYVINGRVDGNLNLSRSLGDLSFKLDNSLSTREQKIISFPDVKILPLTKEDEFLILACDGIWDCKSNQQVVDYVNYKYTLYTEGEWEDAKEGKKVKAKTKSGEKTAGANSSYGESVFDLASSSNSFEKGGGGAGSNIRMEGDGAKERKVLEKICEELCDMCLSNNPSESEGIGCDNMTIIIVKFNHQLYQKI; encoded by the exons ATGCGCCTACGCTATCTGTTTATTAGAGGTTTGCAAATGGGAGCTCACTTAAGTAGTCCTAGGACCGAAAAGGTCTCCTCAAACGGTGGAGATTTCAAGCTCGATCCCACCATCTTCGGATCTAGCTCCATGCAGGGCTGGAGGATATCAATGGAAGACGCACATCTGACTCTTCCGAATTTTCTATTTAAGACAACGGGGAACTTGACCCCAGGGCCGACGAACACCGCCTCTGGAGAAGTCAGTTCCGGAAAGTCGGGAGCAAACAGTTTCGTCGAGCAGCTGTCAGCAGCAGGCGAGAGCGAAGGCGGCGACTGCAGCGCAGGCAAATTGAAGGGGAGCATATACGGGGTGTTCGACGGGCACGGAGGGAACTGCGTGAGTCGGTGGGTCTCAGAGAACTTCTCGTATATTTTCACTAACGAGCTGGAAAGTTTGATAGCCACGGCGCAGGGCCTCGGCTCAGACGTCGCTAAGTACAGTGATAACCCCACCGAAGCAGCAGAAACAACGCCAACGGACACAGCCACGCCCACCAACACCACGGCGGAAACGCCGGTCAACCCCTCAGGAACGAACACGCCGACCTTTAGCACCACAACGCCCGAGTCACACCTGATAGGCAGGGCGCTGGAGAACAGCTTCCTGAAGTTGGACGAGTACCTGCAGAAGCCGGAGGTGGATAAGCAGCTGCACCTCATAAGCACAAACAAAAAGTCGAGCGGAGATAACCTGTTCAAGGTGCTGTTGCCAGAAAAGATAACGAATCGCCAGCACGCCATAGACATAATTCAGCAGTTGACAAGCAGTTACAACATATCGTATTCAGGCGCGTCTG TGGCGAAGACCACCGAGAAGCTTAACAAGTATGACAGCATACCCTACTACGGAGTGGACTCTTCGACTGAGGCTGAGGGGTCAGATAGGGAGATGGAAGAGATAAACACGGAACTGGGACTAGACGCAGTTCCAAACGCACCTTCCGATGATGATG GCCTTCAAGCGTTGAGAGCTAATACGGAAAACGCACAGCCAAATATGGAAGTTGACGCGCTAGAAACGGAAAACACAGCAGAAGACGCACTAAACTCGGAGCTGTACGCAATGGGATGCGGCTCGACGAGCGTAGTGGCAGTTGTGTTGGAGGACCCAGTGCCATGTCTAATAGTGGCAAACGCAGGAGACTCGAGATGCGTCCTGAGCAGGAACAAAGTAGCAGTGCCACTCTCAGTGGACCACAAGCCGACAGACGAGCCGGAGCTCAACAGGATCAAAAACGCAGGAGGTTACGTGATCAACGGAAGAGTGGACGGAAACCTGAACCTGTCGCGCAGCCTGGGAGACCTTTCATTCAAACTGGACAACAGCCTCTCAACCAGAGAACAGAAAATCATATCATTCCCAGACGTTAAGATACTGCCCCtgacgaaggaggacgagTTCCTCATACTCGCATGCGACGGAATATGGGACTGCAAGTCAAACCAGCAGGTGGTAGACTACGTTAACTACAAGTACACGCTATACACAGAGGGAGAGTGGGAGGACGCGAAGGAGGGAAAGAAAGTAAAGGCAAAGACAAAGAGTGGCGAAAAGACAGCCGGAGCCAACAGCAGTTACGGAGAAAGCGTGTTCGACTTAGCATCATCGAGTAACTCGTTTGAAAagggaggaggaggagcaggcTCGAACATAAGAATGGAGGGCGACGGAGCGAAGGAAAGAAAAGTCCTCGAAAAAATATGCGAAGAACTCTGCGACATGTGCCTGAGCAACAACCCGAGTGAGTCAGAGGGAATTGGATGCGACAATATGACCATCATAATAGTTAAGTTTAACCATCAGTTGTACCaaaagatttaa